The Beijerinckiaceae bacterium RH AL1 genome has a segment encoding these proteins:
- a CDS encoding transposase (fragment) (ID:RHAL1_00254;~source:Prodigal:2.6) — translation MMTIGRDHLSKADAVTIAAIEAGLPTLVEARHSIDRFHSMIRRKIKDDLTPWLEMARNSLVVSFANGIAKDEAAVRAAITTSWSNGQTEGQVTRLKLVKRQMYGRAKIDLLQARLIGAA, via the coding sequence ATGATGACGATCGGGCGTGATCATCTCAGCAAGGCCGACGCGGTCACGATCGCCGCCATCGAAGCCGGCTTGCCGACGCTCGTCGAGGCGCGACATAGCATCGATCGCTTCCACTCGATGATCCGCCGCAAGATCAAGGATGATCTGACACCTTGGCTCGAGATGGCGCGCAACAGTCTCGTCGTCTCCTTCGCCAACGGCATCGCCAAAGATGAAGCCGCAGTCCGCGCCGCGATCACAACTTCATGGTCCAACGGCCAGACGGAAGGCCAGGTGACGCGACTGAAGCTTGTGAAACGCCAGATGTACGGCCGGGCGAAGATCGATCTCCTGCAAGCTCGGCTCATCGGCGCCGCGTAA
- a CDS encoding hypothetical protein (ID:RHAL1_00251;~conserved protein of unknown function;~source:Prodigal:2.6), with the protein MNSDMKSDTNDIAPRPVNKRRRPRGGSDQFHRIYDPDELERAIRQLAGDRAATEFAVADEMVESSEDRNRLRCLKRIAADPRGTSRRSIICSTEVVRRLSDLLKVMPHFAPVIGVVARAALVSARTQTPLDLPPCLLLGEPGIGKTFALRRIAEALGADFTLIAMNMTDAFRLRGLNTAWRGARMGRIAEVLQSSGSSPVVLLDEFDKIPAVDRAERPYDVWHSLLDRENARHFRDDFLEIEIRADRITWFASANDVSKMPPSILDRLIVLDIPKPSERQLQLVVAGLYAVCRESYGGLLPEDLADDALQELARHSLRHIAQLLRLAIGFAASEGRLRVKVEDIRSANTLAAQAHKRRQSIGFIHSSKALSK; encoded by the coding sequence ATGAACTCAGACATGAAGAGCGACACGAACGACATCGCGCCTCGCCCAGTGAATAAGCGACGACGGCCGCGAGGAGGCTCCGACCAGTTTCATAGGATCTACGATCCCGACGAGCTCGAGCGGGCGATCCGCCAGCTCGCCGGCGACCGAGCGGCTACCGAGTTCGCGGTTGCTGACGAGATGGTCGAGTCGTCCGAGGATCGCAATCGCCTGCGCTGTCTCAAGCGTATCGCTGCCGATCCGCGCGGGACCAGTCGTCGGTCGATCATCTGCTCGACGGAGGTGGTACGGCGTCTCAGCGATCTGTTGAAAGTCATGCCGCATTTCGCGCCGGTGATCGGTGTCGTTGCGCGTGCCGCGCTGGTCTCGGCGCGGACGCAGACCCCGCTTGATCTTCCGCCCTGCTTGCTGCTTGGCGAGCCTGGCATCGGCAAGACGTTCGCGCTTCGCCGCATCGCCGAGGCGCTTGGCGCGGACTTCACTTTGATCGCGATGAACATGACCGATGCATTCAGGCTGCGGGGGCTGAACACAGCTTGGCGTGGCGCGCGAATGGGACGGATCGCCGAGGTGCTTCAATCGTCTGGATCAAGCCCGGTCGTGCTTCTCGACGAATTCGACAAGATACCCGCCGTCGATCGCGCAGAACGTCCGTATGACGTCTGGCACAGCCTGCTCGACCGCGAGAACGCGCGACATTTCCGCGACGACTTCCTCGAGATCGAGATCCGGGCCGACCGGATCACCTGGTTTGCATCAGCAAACGACGTGTCCAAAATGCCCCCCTCGATCCTCGACCGCTTAATCGTCCTCGATATTCCAAAACCGAGCGAACGCCAGCTCCAGCTCGTAGTCGCCGGCCTCTACGCCGTATGCCGCGAGAGCTACGGCGGATTGTTGCCGGAAGATCTCGCCGACGATGCCCTGCAGGAATTGGCGCGCCACAGCCTTCGACATATTGCGCAGCTGCTCCGGCTCGCAATTGGTTTTGCCGCGTCGGAAGGACGTCTCCGCGTGAAGGTAGAAGACATTCGAAGCGCAAATACACTAGCCGCCCAAGCACACAAGCGTCGCCAATCGATAGGTTTTATACATTCGTCGAAGGCATTGTCAAAATAA
- a CDS encoding protein of unknown function (ID:RHAL1_00252;~source:Prodigal:2.6), translating into MRINEVEATSCVEFKALVYDLLGLDPAALAKMDVETNSIAAGLNLLVRQMLQRAIERISATNEAAFRLCNSVSAKALNQDEAMCDLSTLFEFALVSVARTVRGLSHIPLCPATEVIDLDPHRGGSVWTASECAAVAVTLLKDDILKARDLSGPGVAQSMSICDLVKRQLGLIPKDLVRPLYATQREANRAFARDPEGQVIVGLAAFLVRMIGMFQAAAAQNVDSIRLLIWDRTVGRESLVRLSNISTLLAAALLAEEGRNIAFLVQSSAPAHSSALH; encoded by the coding sequence ATGCGTATTAATGAAGTAGAAGCTACGTCTTGCGTGGAATTCAAGGCTCTCGTGTATGATCTTCTCGGGCTCGATCCGGCGGCGCTCGCCAAGATGGACGTAGAGACAAACTCCATCGCTGCCGGTCTGAACCTCCTCGTGCGGCAGATGCTCCAACGAGCGATTGAACGCATCAGCGCGACCAACGAAGCGGCGTTCCGACTGTGCAACAGTGTCTCAGCGAAGGCACTCAATCAGGACGAGGCGATGTGTGATCTGTCGACGCTGTTTGAGTTCGCCCTTGTTTCCGTTGCTCGCACGGTCCGGGGTCTGTCCCACATACCCCTTTGTCCGGCCACCGAAGTTATCGATCTCGATCCGCATCGCGGCGGTAGTGTTTGGACAGCCTCGGAATGCGCGGCTGTCGCCGTGACTCTCCTGAAGGACGACATCCTGAAGGCACGCGACCTTTCAGGACCGGGCGTAGCGCAGTCGATGTCGATTTGTGACCTCGTCAAGCGGCAACTCGGCCTCATACCAAAGGATCTCGTACGACCTCTTTACGCCACGCAACGCGAAGCAAATCGGGCTTTCGCCCGTGATCCGGAAGGGCAGGTCATCGTCGGTCTTGCGGCCTTCCTGGTTCGAATGATTGGGATGTTCCAGGCGGCGGCCGCGCAGAACGTCGACTCGATACGACTGCTGATCTGGGACCGGACTGTCGGTCGGGAGAGCCTTGTGCGGCTGTCGAACATCTCGACCCTCCTGGCCGCCGCGCTTCTTGCAGAAGAAGGGCGCAACATCGCTTTTCTCGTCCAGAGCAGCGCACCTGCACACAGCTCCGCTTTGCATTGA
- a CDS encoding transposase (fragment) (ID:RHAL1_00253;~source:Prodigal:2.6), producing the protein MAALRPRCLVPAGLIVESVSTEDTKTSITARATLTSQPCPSCGFASRRVHSRYRRTVADLPSSGRSVTITIVARRFRCDFASCPKQIFTERFGAEVLAPSARRTSRLEIIVHHLGLALGGRPAEGFAKRLMLPVSKDTLLRVVRRRSLEPSEPLRVVGIDDWAYRRNHRYGTIVCNLERRRVVALLPDRERATAQAWLALRPEIEIVARDRGGAYSEAVAKALPHATQVADRWHLMENASRAFLDAVRKSMREIRRAIGSTTIDPDLLTSAERLQYEGYLRREDANAAVMALATEGMPIKQIVRRTGLSRGTVRQIVRGCRSDVFRVRQSSLEAYLPLLDALWKVAAGTAPHSGGSCRRRASVDRCGSSANGLRAGAVPNRLATSSCSGCRQPEPSHA; encoded by the coding sequence ATGGCCGCCCTTCGTCCCAGATGCCTCGTGCCGGCGGGCTTGATCGTCGAGAGCGTAAGCACGGAAGACACCAAAACGTCGATCACAGCTAGGGCGACCTTGACGTCTCAGCCGTGCCCCTCGTGCGGCTTTGCCTCTCGCCGCGTTCACAGTCGCTACCGAAGGACGGTGGCGGATCTCCCGTCATCGGGACGAAGCGTCACGATCACCATCGTCGCGCGGCGCTTCCGGTGTGATTTCGCATCGTGCCCAAAACAGATCTTCACCGAACGCTTTGGCGCCGAGGTCTTGGCACCATCGGCGCGACGAACCTCGAGGCTGGAGATCATCGTCCATCATCTCGGCCTCGCCTTGGGTGGGCGTCCGGCTGAAGGCTTCGCCAAGCGGCTGATGCTGCCGGTCAGCAAGGACACTTTGCTGCGCGTCGTGAGGCGGCGAAGCCTGGAGCCGTCAGAGCCCTTGCGCGTCGTTGGCATCGACGACTGGGCGTATCGGCGCAATCACCGGTATGGCACGATCGTCTGCAACCTCGAGCGCCGTCGGGTCGTCGCGCTGTTGCCCGATCGCGAGCGCGCCACGGCGCAAGCCTGGTTGGCGTTGCGCCCAGAGATCGAGATCGTCGCGCGAGACCGCGGCGGTGCCTATAGCGAAGCGGTTGCGAAGGCATTGCCGCACGCCACCCAGGTCGCCGATCGTTGGCACTTGATGGAGAACGCCAGCCGCGCGTTCCTCGACGCGGTCCGCAAATCGATGCGGGAGATCCGGCGGGCGATCGGCTCGACGACGATCGATCCGGACCTTCTCACATCTGCCGAACGACTGCAGTACGAGGGCTATCTGCGGCGGGAGGACGCCAACGCCGCCGTGATGGCTCTGGCGACGGAGGGCATGCCGATCAAGCAGATCGTCCGACGCACGGGCCTTAGCCGCGGGACCGTCCGACAGATCGTTCGCGGGTGCCGAAGCGACGTCTTCCGTGTTCGGCAGAGCTCGCTCGAGGCGTACCTGCCGCTTCTCGACGCGCTTTGGAAGGTGGCTGCCGGAACGGCGCCGCACTCTGGCGGCAGTTGCAGGAGAAGGGCTTCCGTGGATCGCTGCGGGTCGTCGGCGAATGGTCTACGCGCCGGCGCCGTGCCGAACAGGCTAGCGACAAGCAGTTGCAGCGGGTGCCGTCAGCCCGAACCATCGCACGCATGA
- a CDS encoding hypothetical protein (ID:RHAL1_00245;~conserved protein of unknown function;~source:Prodigal:2.6) encodes MTRPPPLDAALKRLAGALDQLEAAAERLARAGAERRDLVDTLTVMQDDRGRLASELDAALTRTQVLEHATDEVALRLGHAGAGLRRLLAHAEGEIN; translated from the coding sequence ATGACCCGTCCGCCTCCCCTCGATGCCGCCCTGAAGCGCCTTGCCGGCGCGCTCGACCAGCTCGAGGCCGCCGCCGAGCGCCTCGCGCGGGCGGGCGCCGAGCGGCGCGATCTCGTCGACACCTTGACCGTGATGCAGGACGATCGCGGCCGCCTCGCCAGCGAGCTCGATGCGGCGCTGACGCGCACGCAGGTGCTCGAGCATGCGACCGACGAGGTGGCGCTGCGCCTCGGCCATGCCGGCGCCGGCCTGCGCCGCCTGCTGGCGCACGCCGAGGGCGAGATCAACTGA
- the pgk gene encoding phosphoglycerate kinase (ID:RHAL1_00243;~source:Prodigal:2.6), with translation MAADAGKTFRSLDEVDVRGKRVLLRLDLNVPMKDGKVTDTTRIQRILSGVRELADKGGKVIVLSHFGRPKGKVDPESSMRPVAEALANELGRPVAFAEDCIGATAEAAIAKLADGDVLMLENARFHKGEEANDPAFVAEVAKLGDLFVNDAFSAAHRAHATTEGVAHVLPAYAGRTMQAELEHIGTALNHPDRPMAAVVGGAKVSTKLDLLGNLSGKVDRLIIGGGMANTFLYAQGKSVGASLCEKEMADTAREIMTRAEKNGCEIVLPVDAVVAEKFAAGAPDEVVSVDAVPDGKMILDIGPQSVARIEALLQDVKTLVWNGPFGAFEIAPFDRGTVRVAQAAAALTKAGRLVTVAGGGDTVAALNQAGVARDFTYISTAGGAFLEWLEGKELPGVEALRP, from the coding sequence ATGGCAGCTGACGCCGGGAAGACCTTCCGCTCTCTCGACGAGGTCGACGTCCGCGGCAAGCGCGTGCTGCTGCGGCTCGACCTCAACGTGCCGATGAAGGACGGGAAGGTGACCGACACGACGCGCATCCAGCGCATCCTGTCGGGGGTCCGCGAGCTGGCCGACAAGGGCGGCAAGGTGATCGTTCTCTCGCATTTCGGCCGTCCGAAGGGGAAGGTCGATCCGGAGAGTTCGATGCGCCCTGTCGCCGAGGCTCTGGCCAACGAGCTGGGCCGGCCGGTCGCCTTCGCGGAGGATTGCATCGGCGCGACCGCCGAGGCGGCCATCGCGAAGCTCGCCGACGGCGACGTGCTGATGCTCGAGAACGCCCGCTTCCACAAGGGCGAGGAGGCCAACGATCCGGCCTTCGTCGCCGAGGTGGCGAAGCTCGGCGACCTCTTCGTCAACGACGCGTTTTCTGCCGCCCATCGCGCGCACGCGACGACCGAGGGCGTCGCGCACGTGCTGCCGGCCTATGCGGGCCGCACCATGCAGGCCGAGCTCGAGCACATCGGCACGGCGTTGAACCATCCCGACCGCCCGATGGCGGCGGTCGTCGGGGGCGCCAAGGTGTCGACCAAGCTCGACCTGCTCGGCAATCTCTCGGGCAAGGTCGACCGGCTGATCATCGGCGGCGGCATGGCCAACACGTTCCTCTATGCCCAGGGCAAGTCCGTCGGAGCCTCGCTCTGCGAGAAGGAGATGGCCGACACGGCGCGCGAGATCATGACGCGCGCCGAGAAAAACGGCTGCGAGATCGTGCTGCCGGTCGATGCCGTGGTGGCGGAAAAGTTCGCCGCCGGCGCGCCGGACGAGGTCGTCTCGGTCGATGCGGTGCCGGACGGCAAGATGATCCTCGACATCGGCCCGCAGTCGGTGGCGCGCATCGAGGCGCTGCTTCAGGACGTCAAGACGCTGGTCTGGAACGGCCCGTTCGGCGCCTTCGAGATCGCCCCGTTCGACCGCGGCACGGTGCGCGTCGCGCAGGCTGCGGCGGCGCTGACGAAGGCCGGCAGGCTGGTCACCGTGGCGGGCGGCGGCGACACGGTGGCGGCGCTGAACCAGGCCGGGGTGGCGCGCGAC
- the epd gene encoding D-erythrose 4-phosphate dehydrogenase (ID:RHAL1_00244;~source:Prodigal:2.6): protein MSVRVAINGFGRIGRNVLRAIAESGRTDIEVVAINDLGPVETNAHLLRYDSVHGRFPGTVKVEGDTIDVGAGPIKVTAIRNPAELPHRDLGVDIAMECTGIFTAKDKAMAHIQAGAKRVLVSAPGDKADLTVVYGVNHDKLTKDHLVVSNASCTTNCLAPVAKVLNDTVGIEKGFMTTVHSYTGDQPTLDTFHKDLYRARAAALSMIPTTTGAAKAVGLVLPELAGKLDGSAIRVPTPNVSVVDLKFVASRDTTADEIRAAIKAAAEGPLAGVLGYTLDPNVSSDFNHDAHSSIFAMDQVKVMQGHFVRVLSWYDNEWGFSSRMADTAVAMGKLI, encoded by the coding sequence ATGAGCGTGCGGGTGGCGATCAACGGGTTCGGACGCATCGGGCGCAACGTGCTGCGCGCGATCGCGGAATCGGGCCGCACCGACATCGAGGTCGTGGCGATCAACGATCTCGGCCCGGTCGAGACCAATGCGCATCTCCTCCGCTACGATTCGGTGCACGGCCGCTTCCCCGGCACGGTGAAGGTCGAGGGCGACACGATCGACGTCGGCGCGGGCCCGATCAAGGTCACGGCGATCCGCAACCCGGCCGAGCTGCCGCACCGCGACCTCGGCGTCGACATCGCGATGGAGTGCACCGGCATCTTCACCGCCAAGGACAAGGCGATGGCGCACATCCAGGCCGGCGCCAAGCGCGTGCTGGTCTCGGCGCCGGGCGACAAGGCCGACCTGACGGTCGTCTACGGCGTCAACCACGACAAGCTGACCAAGGACCACCTCGTCGTCTCGAATGCGTCGTGCACGACGAACTGCCTCGCGCCCGTCGCCAAGGTCCTCAACGACACCGTCGGCATCGAGAAGGGCTTCATGACGACGGTGCACTCCTACACCGGCGACCAGCCGACGCTCGACACGTTCCACAAGGACCTCTATCGCGCCCGCGCCGCCGCACTCTCGATGATCCCGACGACGACGGGCGCCGCCAAGGCCGTCGGCCTCGTTCTGCCGGAGCTCGCCGGCAAGCTCGACGGCTCGGCGATCCGCGTGCCGACGCCGAACGTCTCGGTCGTCGACCTGAAGTTCGTCGCCTCGCGCGACACGACCGCCGACGAGATCAGGGCGGCGATCAAGGCCGCCGCCGAGGGCCCGCTCGCCGGCGTGCTCGGCTACACGCTCGATCCCAACGTGTCGTCCGACTTCAACCACGACGCCCATTCGTCGATCTTCGCGATGGACCAGGTGAAGGTGATGCAGGGGCACTTCGTGCGCGTGCTCTCCTGGTACGACAACGAGTGGGGCTTCTCCTCGCGCATGGCGGACACCGCCGTCGCCATGGGCAAGCTCATCTGA
- a CDS encoding hypothetical protein (ID:RHAL1_00248;~conserved protein of unknown function;~source:Prodigal:2.6): MALRMPQPFQRKLGRIRPAAKAPDQDASGSDTAGGPPRSCAPKRAAPSGIPQLNVRVPSDIVARIKGTKIYLPLDGAVVAVTASDKVFLSLRTKDAATARARHAAALNALMQHFAAVRAGPKPLTYKQIVALAGQAYRQRAAPPEDDFDPDVLEQARRERIEALTAWRYGDDDDPIEISEESARFFEAIQRPMGPQLLAFETKADVTSPFVCVTYEEAIEDLFGAEADAILGAHQLVADVDTRRKLVLQIAEAVRLAAGRLVQQAQGDFSPDPNLLRFPAFEAPAQAPIPPRAPGRVTVAVLFERWKAFNADKKAASTIRRYGPSIASLSTYLGARDVRAITKSDIEGWADHRRDVDKIEPSTVNRNDLVAAASIFNFATSRESDVGADGVKRALRDDSPVKGVKLHKPKKRQAREKAFRATEVSAILTLARGVVPDPRYPRASASRRFGPFICAYSGARIQEVCWLRKEDIALEGDIWVMRFPMTKDGFARTVPLHDALIEEGLLEYWRSAADGLLFAGDRPQKLNATRLAPEQRASEIAAWISSNVALDEGVSPNHAWRHSFITRAQGAGVGMAKEMASAITGHNRVKDAHDGYFAPPPHEMKTALDRYPRYDI, translated from the coding sequence ATGGCCCTCAGGATGCCGCAACCGTTTCAGCGTAAGCTTGGCCGTATAAGGCCCGCAGCAAAGGCGCCCGATCAGGACGCGTCAGGCTCCGACACGGCTGGCGGGCCGCCGCGCTCATGCGCCCCCAAGCGGGCTGCACCGTCGGGGATCCCTCAGCTCAACGTCCGCGTCCCGTCGGACATCGTGGCGCGGATCAAAGGCACCAAGATCTACCTGCCGCTCGACGGCGCCGTCGTCGCGGTGACCGCCTCGGACAAGGTCTTCCTGTCGCTGCGCACCAAGGACGCTGCGACCGCCAGAGCGCGGCATGCCGCCGCGCTCAACGCCCTGATGCAGCATTTTGCGGCGGTCCGGGCCGGCCCGAAGCCGCTCACCTACAAGCAGATCGTCGCGCTCGCCGGCCAAGCTTATCGCCAGCGCGCGGCGCCCCCCGAGGACGACTTCGATCCCGACGTTCTCGAACAGGCGCGCCGCGAGCGCATCGAGGCTCTCACCGCCTGGCGCTACGGCGACGACGACGATCCAATTGAGATCTCGGAGGAGAGCGCGCGCTTCTTCGAGGCGATCCAGCGCCCCATGGGACCGCAGCTCTTGGCCTTCGAGACGAAGGCCGACGTGACCTCGCCCTTTGTCTGCGTCACCTACGAGGAGGCGATCGAGGACCTGTTTGGCGCTGAGGCCGACGCCATCCTCGGGGCCCATCAGCTCGTCGCCGACGTGGACACCCGCCGCAAGCTCGTCCTGCAGATCGCCGAGGCGGTGCGCCTTGCGGCCGGCCGCCTCGTCCAGCAGGCGCAAGGCGATTTTTCGCCGGACCCGAACCTGTTGCGGTTTCCTGCCTTCGAGGCCCCGGCGCAAGCTCCCATCCCGCCGAGGGCCCCCGGCAGGGTCACCGTCGCCGTGCTGTTCGAGCGCTGGAAAGCTTTCAACGCCGACAAGAAGGCGGCCTCGACGATCCGCCGCTACGGTCCCTCGATCGCCAGCCTCTCGACCTATCTCGGTGCCCGCGACGTCCGAGCCATCACCAAGAGCGACATCGAAGGATGGGCCGATCACCGCCGCGACGTCGACAAGATCGAGCCCTCGACCGTCAATCGCAACGATCTCGTCGCGGCGGCCAGCATCTTCAACTTTGCCACGAGCCGCGAGAGCGATGTCGGCGCCGATGGAGTGAAGCGCGCTCTGCGCGACGACTCGCCCGTCAAGGGCGTCAAGCTGCACAAGCCGAAGAAGCGGCAGGCGCGAGAGAAGGCGTTCCGGGCGACCGAGGTCTCGGCGATCCTGACTCTGGCGCGCGGCGTCGTGCCGGATCCGCGCTACCCGCGCGCGTCAGCCTCGCGACGCTTCGGCCCCTTCATCTGCGCGTATTCGGGGGCCCGCATCCAGGAAGTCTGCTGGCTGCGCAAGGAGGACATCGCTCTGGAGGGGGACATCTGGGTGATGCGCTTCCCGATGACCAAGGACGGCTTCGCCAGAACCGTACCGTTGCACGATGCGCTGATCGAGGAGGGTCTGCTCGAGTACTGGCGGTCCGCGGCCGACGGGCTGCTCTTTGCCGGCGATCGACCCCAGAAGCTTAATGCCACGCGTCTGGCTCCGGAGCAGCGGGCCAGCGAGATCGCGGCCTGGATCAGCAGCAACGTCGCTCTCGACGAAGGCGTGAGCCCGAACCATGCGTGGCGCCACAGCTTCATCACGCGCGCCCAGGGCGCTGGCGTCGGCATGGCCAAGGAAATGGCCAGCGCGATCACCGGCCACAATCGGGTCAAGGACGCGCACGACGGGTATTTTGCGCCGCCTCCGCACGAGATGAAAACCGCCTTGGACCGGTATCCCCGCTACGACATCTGA
- a CDS encoding protein of unknown function (ID:RHAL1_00249;~source:Prodigal:2.6), translated as MIVDVAGYTERLCASLSGTLLGDFRFRWENLIFTVAPYGPAASGALHIQASPRSGDLDAPLMPGILVRRGRQIERVADELRLLLRPPSLVEKILHREIPPEQADLLEAARALKSASHVPNYDPIIECYSACREAAYVAALTEVGALDRVDAMMAQLKVFGVDMTKMSISGDPQNMAHSWRHTVDASRLVGAWPPRGRARENRRWRRYIEEAIHAIRRGDEAARRRAVAAANRVRGLG; from the coding sequence GTGATCGTTGATGTTGCCGGTTATACGGAACGACTTTGTGCGAGCTTATCCGGGACGCTGTTGGGTGATTTCCGCTTTCGTTGGGAGAACCTGATTTTTACTGTTGCGCCGTACGGCCCGGCGGCCTCTGGCGCGCTCCACATCCAGGCGAGCCCACGCAGCGGCGATCTCGACGCGCCGTTAATGCCAGGCATTTTGGTACGGCGAGGCCGTCAAATCGAGCGGGTTGCCGACGAGCTCCGTTTGCTGCTGCGGCCGCCAAGCCTGGTCGAGAAGATCCTCCACAGGGAGATACCTCCTGAGCAGGCCGATCTTTTGGAAGCTGCCCGAGCCCTCAAGAGCGCGAGCCACGTTCCGAACTACGATCCGATCATCGAATGCTACAGCGCGTGCCGCGAGGCCGCCTACGTGGCAGCCTTGACCGAGGTTGGTGCGCTCGACCGGGTGGACGCCATGATGGCCCAATTGAAGGTGTTTGGCGTCGACATGACGAAGATGTCGATCTCGGGCGACCCACAGAACATGGCTCACTCGTGGCGGCATACGGTCGACGCGTCGCGCCTGGTCGGCGCTTGGCCGCCGCGGGGCCGGGCAAGGGAGAACCGCCGCTGGCGAAGGTATATCGAGGAAGCGATTCACGCCATACGCCGGGGCGATGAGGCCGCACGCCGACGCGCGGTAGCAGCGGCTAATCGAGTGAGGGGACTAGGCTAG
- a CDS encoding protein of unknown function (ID:RHAL1_00250;~source:Prodigal:2.6) → MNKTLDIKINNQSVTPAEALVAIAGSIAAAANEQPPKLLSLPQHTHHRSIARSMREGGWGALGGVARQDLVRNPVFDSDAYQAAYKAGEVVVVYCAGNAALRALSERIGRPAFKYGAHSTLDLKKRLDSLNRENYAGYVKEGDRFVCEPGWDKWEMQQIELVFPLHPRGPVSSGRRALRVALPSGYPFGRFDKDLHRAIAASSLIFFANTTAGRSYLEAQGVAPEALKRWTAYEFSGPEDVRYSEATECYFTTPFVDMSRLAIIAERLILRHLDLEGATLLQKRPRA, encoded by the coding sequence GTGAACAAGACTCTAGATATCAAGATCAACAATCAGTCCGTGACGCCCGCGGAGGCACTGGTGGCTATCGCAGGCTCGATTGCCGCGGCGGCCAACGAACAGCCTCCAAAGCTCCTTTCGTTGCCGCAGCACACCCATCACCGATCCATCGCGCGGTCAATGCGTGAAGGAGGGTGGGGGGCTCTCGGCGGTGTTGCGCGACAAGATCTTGTGCGGAACCCCGTCTTCGACAGCGACGCCTATCAAGCGGCCTACAAGGCTGGCGAGGTCGTGGTTGTCTATTGCGCCGGCAACGCGGCACTTCGTGCTCTATCGGAGCGGATCGGCCGCCCCGCGTTCAAATACGGCGCGCACTCGACGCTGGACCTGAAGAAGCGTCTCGACTCGCTCAACCGAGAGAACTACGCGGGATACGTCAAAGAGGGAGATCGCTTCGTTTGCGAGCCTGGCTGGGACAAATGGGAGATGCAGCAGATCGAGCTCGTCTTTCCTCTGCATCCACGAGGCCCGGTGTCATCAGGCCGTCGTGCTCTGCGTGTGGCATTACCGTCCGGCTACCCGTTCGGCCGGTTCGATAAGGACCTGCATCGCGCCATTGCCGCGAGCAGCCTCATCTTCTTCGCAAACACGACAGCTGGACGCAGTTACCTTGAAGCGCAAGGCGTCGCGCCAGAAGCCCTGAAAAGGTGGACGGCCTACGAGTTCTCTGGTCCCGAGGACGTTCGCTATAGCGAAGCGACGGAGTGCTATTTTACCACGCCGTTCGTCGACATGAGCCGGCTGGCCATCATCGCCGAACGTCTGATCCTTCGCCATCTCGATCTTGAAGGCGCGACTCTGCTGCAAAAGCGCCCCCGGGCCTGA
- a CDS encoding Cell division protein ZapA (ID:RHAL1_00246;~source:Prodigal:2.6) produces the protein MATVGVTIAGRTYRMACGEGEEGHLQELARHVDATLAGLRKGFGEIGDTRLVIMTAITVADELFEARRRAAEVEARLAELSESRSEGEALRDALALDVAGALDAASTRLERLAQHLNEAGKA, from the coding sequence ATGGCGACCGTGGGCGTCACCATCGCCGGGCGCACCTACCGCATGGCCTGCGGCGAGGGCGAGGAGGGGCACCTGCAGGAGCTGGCGCGCCATGTCGACGCGACGCTCGCCGGCCTGCGCAAGGGTTTTGGCGAGATCGGCGACACGCGCCTCGTCATCATGACGGCGATCACCGTGGCCGACGAGCTGTTCGAGGCGCGCCGTCGCGCCGCCGAGGTCGAGGCGCGCCTCGCCGAGCTTTCCGAATCCCGCTCCGAGGGCGAGGCCCTCCGCGACGCGCTCGCCCTCGACGTCGCCGGCGCCCTCGACGCCGCCTCCACCCGCCTCGAGCGCCTCGCCCAGCACCTGAACGAAGCCGGCAAGGCCTGA